The genomic region TATTAAGCGTTGGAGCATTGAGGTTTTTTTTAGAACTGCAAAACAAGAACTGGGGTTGAATTCTTGCCACTCAACGTCGGAAAGTCATCATTACGCCCATATTGAGCTCATTTTTACAGCAGAAACTTTACTTGTCTATGCAAGATGGGAACTCAATAATAAAGGCGCTGAAGAAGGCTTCACCCACGGCGAAATGGTCCGAAACTTTTTCAACGCCACATACCGTATCGTTATAAAAGCACAGCAATGCTTTCAAACTATACAAGTACATTTTGACACAGAAGTTAGGCAATTTGCAAGACTT from Serpentinicella alkaliphila harbors:
- a CDS encoding transposase; the encoded protein is MMKDEFEKNKEVAATYRGAYLLISNRVDNPEEALDAYIKRWSIEVFFRTAKQELGLNSCHSTSESHHYAHIELIFTAETLLVYARWELNNKGAEEGFTHGEMVRNFFNATYRIVIKAQQCFQTIQVHFDTEVRQFARLIDKFWPKNLLLGWFTVQNSQYMESTA